A single window of Gavia stellata isolate bGavSte3 chromosome 14, bGavSte3.hap2, whole genome shotgun sequence DNA harbors:
- the LOC104254306 gene encoding endothelin receptor type B-like: protein MRKIQPRPKQGHPRCTARTSAPSFAIRSSMARASAPTALAIFLTCLFSGAHGQTPRAFQESTVPFEVFSQEQAYSLVQPSLFQDAKLLNHSESLPRSTSSEPPLLPVCVKPADIRHIFKYINTIVSCTIFIVGIIGNSTLLRIIYKNKCMRNGPNVLIASLALGDLLYILIALPINVYKLLAKDWPFGVQVCKLVPFIQKASVGITVLSLCALSIDRYRAVASWSRIQGIGIPMWKAVEVMLIWAVAIVLAVPEAIAFDMVELSYWEQHLWVCMLASEQKSSFMMFYRDVKDWWLFGFYFCLPLVCTGIFYTLMSCEMLSKRNGMRIALNDHMKRRREVAKTVFCLVVIFALCWLPLHLSRILKKTIYDQTDPNRCELLSFLLVMDYFGINMASLNSCINPVALYFVSRKFKNCFQSCLCCWCQRPALSITPTDEKGSVGKWKANGQELGLDRSTSRLSNKYSSS from the exons ATGAGGAAG ATCCAACCACGACCCAAGCAAGGGCATCCCAGGTGCACTGCGAGGACTTCTGCACCCAGCTTTGCCATTCGGTCCTCAATGGCGAGAGCCTCAGCTCCCACCGCTCTAGCCATTTTCCTGACTTGCCTCTTCTCCGGGGCACACGGCCAGACCCCAAGGGCTTTCCAGGAGAGCACTGTCCCCTTTGAGGTGTTTAGCCAGGAGCAGGCTTACAGTCTGGTCCAGCCAAGCCTGTTCCAAGATGCCAAGCTGTTGAACCACTCGGAGAGCCTCCCCAGGAGCACCAGCTCTGAGCCACCCCTGCTGCCCGTGTGCGTGAAGCCTGCAGATATCAGACACATCTTCAAGTACATCAACACCATCGTGTCCTGCACCATCTTCATAGTAGGGATCATCGGGAACTCCACGCTCCTGAGGATCATTTATAAGAACAAGTGCATGAGGAACGGGCCAAATGTCCTCATTGCTAGCTTGGCACTCGGAGACCTCCTCTACATCCTCATTGCTCTGCCCATCAACGTATATAAG CTCTTGGCAAAGGACTGGCCCTTTGGCGTGCAGGTGTGCAAGCTGGTCCCCTTCATCCAGAAGGCCTCAGTGGGCATCACGGTCCTCAGCCTTTGCGCTCTCAGCATCGACAG GTACCGAGCAGTGGCGTCCTGGAGTCGGATCCAGGGGATAGGAATCCCCATGTGGAAGGCAGTGGAGGTGATGCTGATCTGGGCAGTGGCCATTGTGCTTGCAGTCCCCGAAGCTATAGCCTTTGACATGGTGGAGCTCAGCTACTGGGAACAACACCTGTGGGTGTGCATGCTTGCCTCCGAACAGAAATCCAGCTTCATGATG TTCTACCGTGATGTGAAGGACTGGTGGCTTTTCGGCTTCTATTTCTGCCTCCCTTTGGTATGCACTGGCATCTTCTACACCCTCATGTCATGCGAGATGTTGAGCAAGAGAAATGGCATGAGAATTGCTCTGAATGATCACATGAAACGG CGCCGGGAGGTGGCCAAGACCGTGTTCTGCCTCGTGGTGATCTTCGCACTCTGCTGGCTGCCGCTCCACCTCAGCCGCATCCTCAAAAAGACCATCTATGACCAGACGGATCCCAACAGATGTGAGCTGCTCAG TTTCCTCCTCGTGATGGATTACTTTGGGATCAACATGGCTTCCCTCAACTCCTGCATCAACCCTGTGGCTCTCTACTTCGTCAGCCGGAAATTCAAGAACTGCTTCCAG tcctgcctgtgctgctggtgccAGAGACCGGCTCTGAGCATCACGCCGACAGATGAGAAGGGCTCTGTTGGGAAGTGGAAAGCCAACGGGCAGGAGCTTGGGCTGGACCGGAGCACCTCCCGCTTGAGTAACAAGTACAGCTCTTCCTAA